A portion of the Cryptomeria japonica chromosome 5, Sugi_1.0, whole genome shotgun sequence genome contains these proteins:
- the LOC131034427 gene encoding protein SUPPRESSOR OF npr1-1, CONSTITUTIVE 1-like produces MKEMNKVPLEVAKHPVGLDVAVHKFDTTAIQSGDSIQLVGRGLLVEKQKKLLEDLDVKGVTFDNIHEGKGILKSRSRSISVLIVLDDVDRADQLDALLPARETLGHGSLIVVTTRELDVLKSWRISAVYEMKDLNPIHAKQLFCWHAFLQSYPLPGFEDLVEQFLYACNQLPLSLEVLGAQLYDKSDKDYWQCVLDKLSRILPRDINERLQVSYDALDEEDKEMFLDTACFFIGQRKSVAITIWDGSGWSGKLCWERLFNKCLVKEAVQIRGMANAFGDNCYPRQGRIIIHTKQGSRSLVPCSIGLKIFVGDGDFINQQYSDLSRELIWLQCKGFMHTNLPSWLSLEKLRSLVLVNPQSIKDLWQRDADAPLQLRELVIGADYPSIISLRGFPSSISCLKNLKKISIGQNYVNWNTLSSLPTEFCDLQSLEHLEIKWCRNLSSLPTNFGELTNLQHLNLNHCINLKFLPDSCKKLTLLESLCLKNCKELTIKPALHILENMTKLRYLDLDGCRRLEELRLPEVSGVQCLPKAFIHLQSLTIVFNPVNELSFGSGCMLERIDLSGTKVSKISISKDCCPVLETLHLAFNEDLRELETLPTTLKTINVNYCKVLKDIRGVCGLKNLQNLQIYSCAELDGLPCFAELVSLELFKLKGSREVKKIAGLQELRSLRELSIELDELPIFRELTSLKSFELENCNKLEKIESLKPLRSLENLKISDCRELEALPSLTEIITLKEFKLVKCHKLKKIEGLECPRSLEMLKIDDCPELEGLPNLAKSTSLEEFELQKCHKLEKIEGLESLRALKTLKITECPELKWLHCLAQLASLEEFELRMCHKLEKVEGLERLRSLEKLEVHTRRKAPRIVRLGQCERLKWVAVVANERAVVEPLN; encoded by the exons ATGAAAGAAATGAACAAGGTGCCGTTAGAGGTTGCCAAGCATCCGGTGGGTCTGGATGTAGCTGTGCATAAATTTGACACAACTGCAATTCAATCTGGTGACTCTATCCAACTTGTAG GGAGAGGGCTGTTGGTTGAGAAACAGAAAAAGCTTCTGGAAGACCTTGATGTGAAAGGCGTAACCTTTGACAATATACACGAAGGCAAAGGGATTCTTAAAAGCCGTTCGAGATCTATATCTGTCCTTATAGTTTTAGATGACGTGGATCGTGCAGACCAACTCGATGCTTTATTGCCAGCAAGGGAGACTCTTGGCCATGGAAGTTTGATTGTTGTTACCACACGTGAGTTGGATGTTCTTAAATCATGGCGCATCTCTGCCGTTTATGAAATGAAAGATCTCAATCCCATTCATGCCAAGCAGCTCTTTTGTTGGCATGCATTCTTACAATCCTATCCACTGCCGGGATTCGAGGATCTCGTTGAGCAGTTCTTATACGCTTGTAATCAGCTGCCTTTGTCACTCGAGGTCTTAGGGGCACAGCTCTATGACAAATCTGACAAAGATTACTGGCAGTGTGTATTAGATAAATTGTCCAGAATATTGCCCAGGGACATCAATGAGCGGCTCCAAGTCAGCTATGATGCACTTGATGAAGAAGATAAAGAGATGTTCTTGGATACAGCTTGTTTCTTCATTGGGCAGAGGAAAAGTGTGGCCATTACTATATGGGACGGATCAGGATGGAGTGGAAAGCTCTGTTGGGAAAGGCTTTTCAACAAGTGCCTTGTTAAG GAAGCAGTACAAATCCGAGGAATGGCAAATGCATTTGGCGACAACTGTTATCCCCGGCAAGGGAGGATCATAATACACACAAAACAAGGATCGCGTAGCCTCGTGCCCTGCTCGATTGgattgaagatttttgttggtgATGGAGATTTTATTAACCAGCAATATAGCGATCTATCAAGAGAACTGATCTGGCTTCAGTGTAAAGGATTTATGCACACAAATCTTCCATCGTGGCTTTCATTGGAAAAATTAAGAAGTTTAGTACTTGTTAACCCTCAAAGCATAAAAGATTTGTGGCAACGTGATGCGGAT GCTCCTTTGCAGTTAAGAGAGTTGGTTATTGGGGCAGATTATCCAAGCATCATCAGTTTGCGAGGATTTCCATCATCAATATCATGTCTCAAGAATTTGAAAAAGATTTCAATAGGTCAGAATTATGTTAATTGGAATACATTAAGCAGCCTCCCAACAGAATTTTGTGATCTCCAATCGCTGGAGCACCTGGAGATAAAATGGTGTAGAAATTTGTCATCCTTGCCAACTAACTTTGGCGAGTTGACAAATCTGCAACACCTAAATTTGAATCACTGCATCAATTTGAAGTTTTTGCCAGATTCTTGTAAGAAACTGACACTACTGGAATCTCTCTGTTTAAAGAACTGTAAAGAACTCACCATCAAGCCGGCGTTACACATTTTGGAAAACATGACAAAGCTCAGGTATCTGGATCTTGACGGATGCAGGAGATTGGAAGAGTTGCGCCTTCCAGAAGTG TCAGGAGTGCAGTGTTTGCCAAAAGCATTTATCCATCTTCAAAGTTTGACTATAGTTTTCaacccagtcaatgagttgagttTTGGGTCAGGGTGCATGCTCGAAAGGATAGATCTTTCAGGAACGAAGGTGTCCAAGATTTCAATTTCTAAAGATTGTTGTCCTGTCCTTGAGACTCTTCATCTTGCTTTTAACGAGGATTTGAGGGAATTGGAAACCCTGCCAACAACATTGAAGACCATAAATGTTAACTATTGTAAAGTCCTGAAGGATATAAGAGGTGTCTGTGGCCTGAAAAACCTTCAGAATCTGCAGATATACAGCTGTGCAGAGTTGGACGGACTTCCATGTTTTGCAGAATTAGTGTCTCTAGAATTGTTTAAGTTGAAAGGTAGCAGAGAAGTCAAGAAAATAGCAGGTCTACAAGAGTTGAGATCATTACGGGAGCTGAGCATAGAGTTAGATGAGCTTCCAATTTTCAGAGAGTTGACTTCTCTAAAAAGCTTTGAATTGGAAAACTGCAACAAATTGGAGAAGATAGAAAGTTTAAAACCTTTGAGATCACTGGAGAATCTCAAGATAAGTGATTGCCGAGAGTTGGAGGCTCTTCCAAGTCTTACAGAAATCATTACTCTAAAAGAATTTAAATTGGTAAAATGCCACAAATTGAAGAAGATAGAAGGTTTAGAATGTCCAAGATCATTGGAGATGCTCAAGATAGATGACTGTCCAGAATTAGAAGGGCTTCCAAATCTTGCAAAATCAACTTCTTTAGAGGAATTTGAATTGCAGAAGTGCcacaaattggagaagattgaaggCTTAGAAAGTTTGAGAGCACTGAAAACCCTGAAGATAACTGAGTGTCCAGAATTAAAGTGGCTTCACTGTCTTGCACAATTAgcttctcttgaagaatttgaattACGAATGTGCCACAAATTGGAGAAGGTAGAAGGCTTAGAACGACTGAGGTCATTGGAGAAGTTGGAAGTACATACCCGCAGGAAAGCGCCGCGTATAGTAAGGCTTGGGCAGTGTGAGAGGTTGAAGTGGGTGGCAGTGGTAGCAAACGAGAGAGCAGTTGTTgaaccattaaattaa